The segment AAGTAATTTTAAAGAGAGAAGATCCGATCCGACCGGGTCTGCGGATTCGAAGAACAATTTTCTACATTCATAATAATGCGAATTGTTTAGTTTTAGATTTCGGAGAAATCGGTCAAGTCGTCGATTTTCAAACTACATATACTCTCCGGGATTGGATTCTATATCCAATTCAAGAACCGATCACCTCGTCCAGAAACGAAGTCTTCCTTTCCGAAATACGCCCGGCAGGCCTCGAATATTCAAGTAACTTAGTTACAAACCAAAAAAATCAAAATCGAATTTGCGTGCGTCCGTTATTCTGGACAGCAAAATTACCTGACGGTAAGACTTCTTCAAACCCGCAAAAAACGACGAAAGGGACAGAGGAGCGTTTAAAAGTCTTAAAAGAATTATTGGAAAAACGGCTTATTACCAGAGAAGAATACGAACGTAAGAAAGCGGAAATTTTAAAAGATTTGTGATTCGCTTAACAAAATTCTAGGCAAATTCGGTGATAACCTCGGTTCGAACATATTCCTGATTGGAATAGAAAATTTTTTCAAAAGACCGGAGCGACCCCTTACGGGGTCGCTCACGTAGTGAGAATAGTGAAGAGAATTGGATATATGTTAACCGAGGGTTCGGCTTTCGCTTGGCACTCAGGTAACATTCCTTAAGTACCATATACCGAAAACCAGACTGCTGGACACAGTTTTTTCAAGAAAATTGCAGATTTTTTAATAAGAAATTCTCAAAGTTACTCTTGCTTCGGAGTATATCATACCTCCCTCCGTAGGTAAATTGACCCTTTCCTTAGTCATACCTCGTAACTGTTGCTGTGACAAGGTATTTGGATTTCCCGCATCAGCCTGTACTTCTATGATTTCCTTAGCCTTCAACCCCAAGGCCGAAAGAACTGCGTCGGATTTTTGACGAGCATCCTGTGCCGCCTCTTGCAACGCTTGAAGGGACGCTTTCTGATCATTCTCTTGAGTAGGAAAAAAACGAAGTCCGAAGATATGGTTGGCTTCGAATTTTGCGCATTCATCTAAGATTTTTCCTGCATCATTAATCGAAACCCTAATGGAAACATAATTTAGAGCTCTATAACCCCTTGTTTCGCGAGCAGAAGAGGATTTAGAATATTCATGAACAGGGATTATTCGGATTCCCTCGGTTTGCAGACCGATAGTTTTGTATGCTTTCAGCACTCGAACCAGTTCATCGGATTTTTTGGAGGTCTTCAAGTGCGCTTCTTCGGCAGTCGTAGCCTCGGATTCTATTCCCACTTTAATTTCGGAAATCTCCGCAGGCATTCCGACTTTCGCAAAACCTGTTATCGTAATTACGTGGGGATCTTGAGCAAACAAAAAAGTCGTGCTAAAAAAAAGAGGGAGAATCGAGTGTAACGATTTATTCATACCGCGGCCTTTGCTATGACCGAAGTACATGGAAGAAAATTTCCAACCTGAAAGGAAAGTTTTTTGATTCCGACAGCAAAAGTTTTCCAAAGAGAAAGATCGATGCCTTAAATGTCGGCCTTTCTAATCTCTTTTTATAAATTCATCCTCGTATTCCGATTCGAACTTACTTGTTCGGTTTGACAGGTTTTTTTCGCCGACATAATACATTCCTGCTTCCTGTTTCTTTGCCTTCTCCCGAAACTTTTCGGAACGAAGGTCCAAGTATGGATGCGTCATAAAATATTCCCCTATCGGAGATTCCTGACGCTCGATTCCACCCGACGATTCCTTTAGTCTTTGAAACGTGCGTCCCATAGCAAACGGATCGTACCCCTCTCGGAGCAGGATCTTATACCCGTATTCGTCGGATTCGCCTTCCTGATTTTTGCTGAAAGAAGGTCGTAGTAAAATCCCGGTCGCGATATCTGCAAGCTCGCCCAACGTTGAAGATCCGATTTTGCGACTTAATAATTCGAAACGAACTCCATCCATGCAATGTGAAAGTTCCACATGGCCGATTTCATGTCCCAATACCGCTACCAACTCTGCTTCGGATTTAACGGAAGTTAGTAGCCCTGACGTCACGAATAGAATACCGCCCGGCATTGCAAAAGCGTTGGCCTGAGAAGTTTCCATAATTAGAATCCTATAATTGAATCCCTTTTTATTCCACGCTGTAAGTTTTGCTATTAGTCCTTGCAAGTACGCTAAATCTTTTGGGTTTTCCGTACTTCCGTAATTTTCATATCTACTTGCAATCGCATCACCTAGTTGCTTTTCATCTATATTGTCGATCGGAAGAACCTTGGTAAACGCCCTGTCTAAAGTTTTTACCGGTTTTCCTAGCAGTTGAAATGCAGGCGCTAATGTTACCGACTTTTCCACGCCGACTTTGTTAACGGCAACCGCGAGTCCTAAGACTAGACCGAAAACAACCAATAAAATTAACGCGTAGAATCTCTTATTTGGCATTCGGTTCCTTTCCTTCCGCATTTCTGTATTTGCTATAAATCGTATTCATTAAGATCAAAATTCCACCGACTCCAAGAAAGACAAGCGCCCTGGTAATCGTAGATGATTTGGAAAGGTCCCAAAAGATTAGTCTGAGTAGGCAAATTACCATTGCAGATAACGAAACATATCGGAAATGGTTTTCTTTAAGAAATAACCCGACAAGAAAAACAACGAAGACTTCCGTCATCCATAGCAACGTTAAGAACGCAGTGTCAAAGCTCCAAAAAAGAAACAAAGCGACGGTTAAGAATAACGGATAGAAGATGAGAATATTAATTTTAGTCTGAATTTTTTCGGCTAAACGGTTAATAGTTCCCGGAAATCCTTCCTGCTCTCCTCTTTGAAACGACGGGTGAGTATAAATCATAATAAGGTATGCCGTCTGAAAAAATAAGGATATCAAACCGCCGACCCATTCCTGGTCTGTCCAGAAAGACGACGGCGTCGTATTGGAACTGGATAGAAAAGCAGTATGAATGCACGAAATCCAAAAAAGGGTCAGGGAATAAAAGTGGAACCTATCTATGATTGAAATTCGTCGACTCAGGAGTTCAGTAACGAATGCCAGCAAGATCCAAGCTACAGGTAACCAATTACTAGGAATTTCGAGCGCTAAAGCAATGATACCTGTTAGAAGAGAAAGTTCCCAAAAAAGAGGGATTATTCTTCGGCTAATTCCGATATCTCCTCCTTTTCCTAAAACGGAAGTATTTGCCCAATACAGAAAAACTCCGATTGCAAAGATTTGAATTAAAAGTCTGACTTTGAATATTCCGATATAAATTTCGGATTGAAGATGAACTAAAATATGAGCACCGATAAAGAGTCCGACAAAAGTTAACGCAAATCCACCCCATACGATCCTCGAATTAACAAGACTCTTACGCCAATCGGAAATCCAAACCGGAGATTTCGCCGAAACTAATGAGTAAAATTCCAAATAAAAGACGGAGAAGAGCAGCCAGATGATTCCAGGTAAGATGGGCGATACCGGCCCTGCAATTAACAAAATTTGTATTATGATATGTAAAGATAATACGGCTGCACCTGGCTGCGATAGGTACACCGAAACTCCATCATTTCGATTAATTTTCGATAAGGGAATGGCAAACAGACAAAATACGATCAGTGGAATATCCCGAACGAGTTGTTCCCAAGGGTCCGAGTTTCTTGCCGCATAGATAACCAGAGAATGAATTGCAATAGTAAACGGAAATAAACCGATACCTAACCCGTTCCAGTTAGTCTTTTGTCGTAGAAGCAATAAAAGAATTCCGAAAACGGGAAAAAAATATTCTACACCCTTTATATCGGCGCATTGATAGCATAAAGCAGAGGCAAGAAACCCGGAAAGAATTCCCGAAGGCGATACTTTCATAGCGTCCGAAAAACCGTAAATATCGTCCCAGGAATCGGCTTGTCGGGAATATCGAATCGAATCGATAGCTTGGACTACAAAGGTAAGAAAGATTATGCTAAGCGTAGCAGAAATATTTCTCCAAGAACTAAGATTCTGCATTTGCTCGGCCAAAGACCATAAAATAACTAAATATGATAAAAAGGAAAAGTGAAGAAGCGCTCCGCCAATCCATCGTAGAAGTTCTTCCTTCTCTTCGGATACGGCGATAAAAAATAGCAGAAAAAGTACGCTTACGATCAAGGTAATCGATAAATACCCCATCTCCCATCGACCGAGGAACACTACACCTAGAAATGCGATTCCCAAGGAAACTAATGTATCGGTAATGTAAAGCCAACGAATTCCGATTTTGCGCGCCCTTCGAGCATGCAAAAAAAGTAATAATGATATAAGAATAAGGATCGGCGCATTCCATTTCGATCCGGTGGAATATAAGGCGAATCCGAGACCTACGCTCAACCAGGAAACGAAATGAGTGATGAACGGAAGGATTTCCAGTTTTTCCGCAGCATACACTTTTCGATAATGAACCAACAAAGACATTAGTCCTACGAGACCGGTCCCGGTAAGCCCGAAAATGCGGGCCATCGATTCGTATTCTCCCTCGGATGAAATGATATGATTTTTAAAAAGAAAATTGACGACTAGGAAAGAAGCAACCGTCTGAAGAAGATGATATTCCCATTTCGCTTTATACGATAAGGCGGCGCTAAAAACCGCAACACCTACTCCGACGCAAAATACTAAGTTTGTAGAAGGTAAGATGGCAAGAGCCAGCAGGCTCAAAACGATATGTAAGCTGGCGAATCTCTGTAAGGATGCAAACCAAGCTAACGATAAATTTATCGTTATTCCACCTAGCACAATAACGAGCGCTAGAATCTCATTTTCGATCCATTTCATTCCGGGCAAAGAAGCGGCGCCGACGCATGCAAATAGAACAACTGCACCTGAAGCGCTTTTTAGCCAGTATGAGATTTGTTTCCAAAATTCTTTAGTAAATAGATAGAGTGAAGCGGCATATAATCCCGCCCCTATCCCCAAAACCATCAGGAACCGGAGTAACGGTGAAACCTTTAAAGCTGCATATATAGCTAAAAATCCCACCCCCATGACTAAAATGATAGTCCCGAGTATTCCCGTCCAATTCTGGGCCACTATCTTTTCGACTTTTTCCCAAGTCTGAGATTTCACCGGATTTTTCTTAGGAGACAGGAGTGATTCTTGAGGCAATGATTCTTGAATCGATGCGACGGGTTTTCTCTTAGCCTCGGAAACGACCCGCTCTTTTGCCGGCAATACTATCGATTCCTTTGTTGAAATCGGTTTTTCGTCCGGAATTCGGTCCCTTTCACGTACAGGAGGCTTTGAAGGTAATTCGAGCTCTTTAATTCTATCTTCGAGCTGGCGGACTTTTTCTTTTAGCTCCGTTACTCTTGAACCTAATATAAAGGGGTAAATTAAGAAAAAAATCAGAACTATAAACGCGATGAAACCGAAAAATTCTAACATTGAGTTCTCGATTAAAGACTATCGCTTCGAGGCTGTAAATTTATTTTTTCATCGAAATGGAAGTCAGAAATGTCGGAACTAGCCGAGAACGCGTACAAAATCGACAGATTTTATCTATTCACCGATAAAGGATGAAATTCTACGTTAGATAAACCCCCGTAATAATACGAACTAGTTGATAATGATTTTCAGAAAAGGCTTTTAGACTTCCGAAAAAATGATTTTGATTATGCTATAGATTGTTATTTTTTAGCCTTCTAGTATATTCGTATCGGAAATAGTGAATTGAATCCTCGCTTCTTAGAATCAGAATTTCTTTTGCAAATTTTCGAATCTTGTCGAGA is part of the Leptospira broomii serovar Hurstbridge str. 5399 genome and harbors:
- a CDS encoding SHOCT domain-containing protein: MEISLRKATPIKKIALKVFFFILIFCVGVDCLSNQKKGMASVSDSVVFFYIHKSPETPIFLEPETWLPIASSILNGVHFDEDEKAEFTRRWQNLFKYIGVSDSLVGAKELVRLFSEDEVSKLAELLYKAEREIPDGTPKGYQVILKREDPIRPGLRIRRTIFYIHNNANCLVLDFGEIGQVVDFQTTYTLRDWILYPIQEPITSSRNEVFLSEIRPAGLEYSSNLVTNQKNQNRICVRPLFWTAKLPDGKTSSNPQKTTKGTEERLKVLKELLEKRLITREEYERKKAEILKDL
- a CDS encoding SIMPL domain-containing protein, which gives rise to MNKSLHSILPLFFSTTFLFAQDPHVITITGFAKVGMPAEISEIKVGIESEATTAEEAHLKTSKKSDELVRVLKAYKTIGLQTEGIRIIPVHEYSKSSSARETRGYRALNYVSIRVSINDAGKILDECAKFEANHIFGLRFFPTQENDQKASLQALQEAAQDARQKSDAVLSALGLKAKEIIEVQADAGNPNTLSQQQLRGMTKERVNLPTEGGMIYSEARVTLRISY
- a CDS encoding M48 family metallopeptidase; the encoded protein is MPNKRFYALILLVVFGLVLGLAVAVNKVGVEKSVTLAPAFQLLGKPVKTLDRAFTKVLPIDNIDEKQLGDAIASRYENYGSTENPKDLAYLQGLIAKLTAWNKKGFNYRILIMETSQANAFAMPGGILFVTSGLLTSVKSEAELVAVLGHEIGHVELSHCMDGVRFELLSRKIGSSTLGELADIATGILLRPSFSKNQEGESDEYGYKILLREGYDPFAMGRTFQRLKESSGGIERQESPIGEYFMTHPYLDLRSEKFREKAKKQEAGMYYVGEKNLSNRTSKFESEYEDEFIKRD
- a CDS encoding DUF2339 domain-containing protein: MLEFFGFIAFIVLIFFLIYPFILGSRVTELKEKVRQLEDRIKELELPSKPPVRERDRIPDEKPISTKESIVLPAKERVVSEAKRKPVASIQESLPQESLLSPKKNPVKSQTWEKVEKIVAQNWTGILGTIILVMGVGFLAIYAALKVSPLLRFLMVLGIGAGLYAASLYLFTKEFWKQISYWLKSASGAVVLFACVGAASLPGMKWIENEILALVIVLGGITINLSLAWFASLQRFASLHIVLSLLALAILPSTNLVFCVGVGVAVFSAALSYKAKWEYHLLQTVASFLVVNFLFKNHIISSEGEYESMARIFGLTGTGLVGLMSLLVHYRKVYAAEKLEILPFITHFVSWLSVGLGFALYSTGSKWNAPILILISLLLFLHARRARKIGIRWLYITDTLVSLGIAFLGVVFLGRWEMGYLSITLIVSVLFLLFFIAVSEEKEELLRWIGGALLHFSFLSYLVILWSLAEQMQNLSSWRNISATLSIIFLTFVVQAIDSIRYSRQADSWDDIYGFSDAMKVSPSGILSGFLASALCYQCADIKGVEYFFPVFGILLLLLRQKTNWNGLGIGLFPFTIAIHSLVIYAARNSDPWEQLVRDIPLIVFCLFAIPLSKINRNDGVSVYLSQPGAAVLSLHIIIQILLIAGPVSPILPGIIWLLFSVFYLEFYSLVSAKSPVWISDWRKSLVNSRIVWGGFALTFVGLFIGAHILVHLQSEIYIGIFKVRLLIQIFAIGVFLYWANTSVLGKGGDIGISRRIIPLFWELSLLTGIIALALEIPSNWLPVAWILLAFVTELLSRRISIIDRFHFYSLTLFWISCIHTAFLSSSNTTPSSFWTDQEWVGGLISLFFQTAYLIMIYTHPSFQRGEQEGFPGTINRLAEKIQTKINILIFYPLFLTVALFLFWSFDTAFLTLLWMTEVFVVFLVGLFLKENHFRYVSLSAMVICLLRLIFWDLSKSSTITRALVFLGVGGILILMNTIYSKYRNAEGKEPNAK